GCGGTCAGCCAGCCCGACGCCGAATGGGAAAAGCTGCCCGAAGCCGAGCGCTCGCACAGCTTTCCCGCCCAGCCGGTGTGGAAACGCACCCTGATCGTCCTCGCGGGGCCGGTGACCAATTTCCTGTTCGCGATCCTGATCCTCGCCGGTTTCGCGTGGATCGGCGGCACGCCGACCACGCCGCCCGTCGCGGGCTCGGTGATGGAGGGTTCGGCCGCCGCCGCCGCGGGTATTCGCGAGGGCGATCGTATCGTCTCGATCGACGGCCGCGCCATGGACGTCTTTACCGATATTCCGATGGCGGTCGCGCACCGCCCCGGCGAGGCCATGGACGTGCGGATCGAACGCGGCGGCGCCGAAGAGACGCTGCGCCTGACCCCGCGGCTGGTGAAGGAGCAGGACCGGTTCGGCAACAGCTTCGAACGCGGCGTCATCGGCATCGCCGCGGGCGAGGTGGTGTTCGAGAAGGTGTCGCTCGTCGAGGCGCCGTTGATCGGGCTCAAGCAGACCGCGCAGATCGTCCGGCAGACGGGCGAAGTGCTGGGCCAGCTTCTGACCGGCAACCGGTCGGTCAAGGATCTGAGCGGGCCGCTCAACATCGCGAAGGTGTCGGGTGAGGCCGCGAGCCTCGGGATTGCGTCGCTGATCTTCCTGATCGCGCTGATCTCCATCAATCTGGGGTTCATAAACCTGTTGCCATTGCCCATGCTCGATGGCGGTCATTTGCTTTTTTACGGATATGAGGCGATCAGGCGACGTCCCGCGCCCGCCAAGGTGCAGGAATGGGCGTTCCGATTCGGCTTTGCGGCGGTCGTGACGCTGATGCTGGTCGTGACTTTCAATGATTTGGGCTCATTCGGCCTGTGGGACCGGATCGCCCGCTTGATTGGATAGCCGGACTGGGGCAGGGAGTGCGCGCGAACTGCCGAAAAAGGGCGTTCGCCGCTTGTGGGTTATTTTTGCGGGATGAACAGCGTGGCTTCACACAAAATTTCGGCGCGGATGCAGCTGTCGGCACTCCTCATGGCAGGAACGATGCTGGCTCCCGTCGCGCCGCTCATGGCGCAGGAAGCTGCACCGCCGGCTACCGTGCCGACCGTCCCGGCACCCCCCGCGCCCGAGGCTGTGCCGTCGGCGACGACCGTCCAGTCGATCACGGTCACCGGCAACCAGCGGCTTGAGGCGCAGACGATCCTGTCATACCTGCGCCTGCGCGTCGGCCAGCCCTATGACCGGTCGGTACTCGACCAGGCGCTCAAGGACCTTGCCGCGACCGAACTCTTCAAGGATTTCCAGATCACCGACAATGCCGGTGCGCTGACAATCCAGGTCACCGAAAACCCCGTGATCAACCGCGTCATTCTGGAGGGCAACAAGCGCCTGAAGGAAGACAAGATCCGCCCCGAGATCAAGCTCGCGCCGCGCCAGATCTTTACCCGGTCGAAAGTCCGCGCCGACGTTGCGCGCATCATCGAACTCTACAAGCGCCAGGGCCGCTTCGCCGCGACCGTCGAGCCGAAGATGGTGTCGCTCGACCAGAACCGTGTCGATGTCGTCTTCGAAATCAATGAAGGTCCAAAGTCGAAGGTCCGCCAGATCAACATCATCGGCAACGAGAAGTTCAGCGACGGTGACCTTCGCGACGAGATGGCGACGAAGGAATCGGGCCTGCTGACGATCCTGTCGTCGAACACCAGCTACGACCCCGATCGCCTCGCCTATGACCAGCAAAAGCTGCGCCTTTTCTACCTGCAGAACGGCTATGCCGACTTCCGCGTCATTTCGGCGGTCGCCGAGCTGACCAGCAACAAGCAGGACTTCATCATCACCTATGTCGTCGAGGAAGGCGAGCGCTACAAGTTCGGCGATGTCGACGTGAAGAGCGAAATCCGCGATTTCCGGCCGGAAACGCTGAAGACGCTGCTGCCGATGAAGAAGGACGACTGGTACGACGCCAAGCTGGTCGAGGACACCGTCGAAAGCCTGAGCGAGACCGCCGGTCTGTTCGGTTACGCCTTTGCCGACATCAGCCCCGAGTTTCGCCGCGATCCCGAAACGCGGACGATGGGGATCACCTTCAACGTCGCCGAAAGCCCGCGTACTTATGTCGAGCGCATCGACGTCAACGGCAACACGCTGACCCACGATAAGGTCGTTCGCCGCGAGTTTCGCCTGAACGAAGGCGACGCGTTCAACAGCTTCGGCGTTAAGCGGACCGAGAACCGCATCAACAGCCTCGGCTATTTCCAGGAAAATCTGGAGATCGAGCGCAAGGAAGGCAGCGCCCCCGACCGCATCATCCTCGAAACCAATGTCGAGGAAAAGCCGACCGGCGAACTGTCGCTGTCGGCCGGTTTCTCGTCGATCGAGAATTTCCTGCTGCAGGGATCGATCCGCCAGCGCAACTTTCGCGGCCTCGGCCAGCAGTTGCAGGCGTCGGTCAACTATTCGAGCTATTCGAAGTCGGTCGAACTCGGCTTTACCGAGCCCTATCTGTTCGACCGCAACATCTCGATCGGCGGCACCGTCTATCGCCGCGATCTCAACTCGTTCAACTTCATCGGCAGCGATCGCCGTACGACGTTCGAACAGTCGACGACGGGCTTCCAGATCAACGCCGGTGTGCCGCTCACCGAATTCCTGTCGTTCTTCACGCGTTACAGCCTGAACTTCGACGATGTGTCGCTCGACAAGAATCTCTATTATTTCCGCGACGAGTGCGACCCGCTGGTCGCCGGCCGTTACCTCTGCGACGCGATCGGCAAGCGCACGACGTCGCTGCTCGGCTTCACCATCGCCTATGACGACCGCGACAACCGTCTGCGCCCGACGCGCGGCCAGTCGCTGTCGCTCAGCCAGGATTTCGCCGGCCTCGGCGGCAGCGTCAAATATGTCCGTACCCGCGCCGCGGCGAGCAAGCACTTCAACCTCGGCAGCCGCTTCATCCTCAATGTTTCGGCCGAGGGCGGTTATATCTACCCGCTCGGCGGGCGCCCGACCCCGACGAGCGACAAGGTCCGCCTGACCGACCGCTTCTTCCTCGGCGAACCGCAGATGCGCGGCTTCGACATTCGCGGCGTCGGCCCGCGCGTCATCCGCTATGCGTCGGTCGAC
The Sphingopyxis macrogoltabida genome window above contains:
- the rseP gene encoding RIP metalloprotease RseP, with the protein product MLEAPGIPFTILAFLLVLGPLVFVHEYGHYIVGRWCGVKADTFSIGFGRKILAWTDKRGTEWKIGWLPLGGYVQFAGDRDAVSQPDAEWEKLPEAERSHSFPAQPVWKRTLIVLAGPVTNFLFAILILAGFAWIGGTPTTPPVAGSVMEGSAAAAAGIREGDRIVSIDGRAMDVFTDIPMAVAHRPGEAMDVRIERGGAEETLRLTPRLVKEQDRFGNSFERGVIGIAAGEVVFEKVSLVEAPLIGLKQTAQIVRQTGEVLGQLLTGNRSVKDLSGPLNIAKVSGEAASLGIASLIFLIALISINLGFINLLPLPMLDGGHLLFYGYEAIRRRPAPAKVQEWAFRFGFAAVVTLMLVVTFNDLGSFGLWDRIARLIG
- the bamA gene encoding outer membrane protein assembly factor BamA, with the protein product MNSVASHKISARMQLSALLMAGTMLAPVAPLMAQEAAPPATVPTVPAPPAPEAVPSATTVQSITVTGNQRLEAQTILSYLRLRVGQPYDRSVLDQALKDLAATELFKDFQITDNAGALTIQVTENPVINRVILEGNKRLKEDKIRPEIKLAPRQIFTRSKVRADVARIIELYKRQGRFAATVEPKMVSLDQNRVDVVFEINEGPKSKVRQINIIGNEKFSDGDLRDEMATKESGLLTILSSNTSYDPDRLAYDQQKLRLFYLQNGYADFRVISAVAELTSNKQDFIITYVVEEGERYKFGDVDVKSEIRDFRPETLKTLLPMKKDDWYDAKLVEDTVESLSETAGLFGYAFADISPEFRRDPETRTMGITFNVAESPRTYVERIDVNGNTLTHDKVVRREFRLNEGDAFNSFGVKRTENRINSLGYFQENLEIERKEGSAPDRIILETNVEEKPTGELSLSAGFSSIENFLLQGSIRQRNFRGLGQQLQASVNYSSYSKSVELGFTEPYLFDRNISIGGTVYRRDLNSFNFIGSDRRTTFEQSTTGFQINAGVPLTEFLSFFTRYSLNFDDVSLDKNLYYFRDECDPLVAGRYLCDAIGKRTTSLLGFTIAYDDRDNRLRPTRGQSLSLSQDFAGLGGSVKYVRTRAAASKHFNLGSRFILNVSAEGGYIYPLGGRPTPTSDKVRLTDRFFLGEPQMRGFDIRGVGPRVIRYASVDVTDPANPILDTTTKQRIDDALGGRAYYQGRLEIDIPLGTGAKELGLRPSVFLDVGSVFGVKRPDLTTLADFKDPSDGLTKNLCRNGTTGAISFGTQALVDHDNNAATPAIPQGSYSSCPTGTTSNLSPFEERYFGDSWMPRVSIGAGVNWNSPFGPFRIDFAYALRKEEGDDTKRFSFNVGTQF